A genomic segment from Thermostichus lividus PCC 6715 encodes:
- a CDS encoding TIGR00297 family protein, producing the protein MVATPPWLVGILLNTALAGLGLLSRQTLLTLAGLLHAWLLGVLIWGTLGWRGYLVVIVYFLVGSAVTRVGMAQKQAAGIAEKRQGARGPENVWGSALTGAVCALLIPLLPKGHDLLLVAFVASFSTKLFDTCASEVGKAYGQRTFLITTLQPVPRGTEGAVSLEGTLAGFLGAALIAGLGWELGLMAAIAVPICILAAFLANLVESVVGATLQERYTWLSNEVVNGINTTTGALLAVLMLTVTAPLLRLT; encoded by the coding sequence ATGGTGGCCACACCGCCGTGGCTGGTGGGAATTCTCCTCAACACAGCCTTAGCGGGCCTTGGCCTCTTGAGCCGCCAAACCTTGCTCACCCTTGCCGGACTGCTTCATGCATGGCTACTGGGGGTGCTGATCTGGGGCACCCTTGGCTGGCGAGGGTATCTGGTGGTTATAGTTTACTTTTTAGTGGGTTCAGCGGTGACGCGGGTTGGCATGGCGCAAAAACAAGCGGCGGGCATTGCTGAAAAACGGCAGGGTGCCCGGGGACCAGAGAATGTGTGGGGGTCAGCCTTGACGGGGGCAGTGTGTGCCCTGTTGATCCCGCTACTGCCAAAGGGGCACGACCTATTACTCGTGGCCTTTGTTGCCAGCTTTAGTACTAAACTCTTCGATACCTGTGCCAGTGAAGTGGGGAAAGCCTACGGTCAGCGGACGTTTTTGATTACAACCCTGCAACCCGTGCCGCGGGGGACAGAGGGGGCTGTCAGTCTAGAGGGAACGCTGGCGGGATTCCTAGGGGCGGCGCTCATTGCTGGGCTGGGGTGGGAGCTGGGATTAATGGCGGCGATCGCGGTGCCGATCTGCATATTGGCGGCCTTTCTTGCGAATCTTGTGGAAAGCGTCGTTGGGGCAACCCTCCAAGAGCGTTATACTTGGCTGAGTAACGAGGTAGTGAATGGTATTAATACCACCACAGGCGCACTACTGGCGGTGCTTATGCTGACCGTTACTGCCCCACTGTTGAGGCTGACCTAG